DNA from Polaribacter sp. NJDZ03:
TGTTAGAAATAGAATCTTTAGAAACTATAAATGAGTTGTTTAATACCTTTAAAGAGTCTAGTTTTTGGGTTTCTACATTAGAAAGCAGGTGAATTGTATCTCCAGTAATTTGATTTTGATCTGACCAAATTACAGGGTTTTTAAACATTTTTGTCAAGCCAGTTTCTTGATTTGTGTGTATAGAATCGCACTTTCCTTGTAAATCAGATTTAAAGATTTTTACATTATGGTAGGTTCTTACAATTCTTTTATCCGGTTTACCGGTAACCAAAAGAGTATCTCCATGAATAAACATAGAATCTTTATCTATAATAGAAATAGCTACAGCCTTTTTAATGATATATAATGAATCTTTTAATTCAAATATTTCGGCATAATTACCTCTTGTTATAAAGTTTTGAACGGTGTCTATAACTTGAATATTATTGGTGGCAGAAGCAAACCCTTTTCTTTTATCATAATACAAACTATCTCCCTCTACAGTTCTTTCTTTTAAATAGAGTTTGGCATTTTTAACAAAATGAGAAACATCTGTTTTGGTATTATAGAATCCTTTTTCACAATAAATTCTATTATCATTTTCTGTATTTGTAATAGTCGTTGGCCCGTATAAATAGGTTAGTCCAGAGTTTGTATAATAATCTAAATGATCAGATTCTAGATGATGTTCTGGGTTTACTACGGTAACTCTTGTAGTTGCAGTAAACTTTTTATCTTCTAAATAAAAGTTTCCATTTTTACTTTTTAAAGTATTTGTTTGGTCTTTTATGGTAGCGTAATTTTTGTAATATAATTTCTGATTTAATCGATCAAAATGCAATGTATCCGTTGTTAAGGTCATTGTTGGGTCTTTTAAAACCACATTTCCCCAAGAAAGCGCTTGTTTAGAATTGGCATTGTAATCTGTATAACTACTCGTTTGAGTAATTGTGTCTCCTTGTTTAATTAATACATTACCAATAGCTCTAAAAAAGTTTTTATCTTTATAGTATAAGGCTTGTTGACTAGTTAAAATAATTCCATCATGAATCATTTTAACATTACCAATTAGTAGTGTTGCTCCAGGATATTTTTCCTCATCAGCTTCTTGCTGCTCTGCATAATATTCTATTTTTCTGTTTTCTTGAGAAAAAGAAACGAAGGATGAAATAACAAGAAATAAAAAAAGTATTCTTTTCAAAATGATGAATTTTAAGCAAAAATAATGAAAAGAAAATGGCTATGTATTAAAGAAAACTAAAAATTGGTTGAATTAAGCAATCAAAGTATTAATAAAGATTGCTCTAACTTTTTTGCTTTAGGAAATAAGATATTATTTTCTATATGAATATGATTGTTTAATAATTCTTCAAATTGCTGTAATTTTAGGTATAAGACTTTAAAAGAGATACATGCATTTTCTGGAATCTTATAATTATTGGTTAGTTCAGCTATTTTTTTAAATGTTTTACTCACTTTTTCATGATCATCTTCTATAATATCAATAGGTCTGTTTAAAGGAGAATTAGATGTATTAGTCACTATTTTTTTAGTATTCGCCTTAATAAGTTTCTTTATATAAGGAAAAATAATGCATTCTTCATTTTTCATGTGCTCTAGAACACTATCTGCAATTTCTAATATTAACAGATTAATTTTTATAAGTTCTTTGTATTCTTGCCCATAGATAGCAGTTACTTTTTTTCCATATTCTTTTAAGAATAATATATTTTCTTCTTTATACTCATGTTGAATATTCACTAAAAAATCAATTAAAAAATCTAATTTCCAAGAATTATAATCTTTCAAATAGTAAACCTTATCATTTACTGCTTTTAAATCCTTTAGAATGTGTTTTAAATTGGTGTTTTTTTCTTCACAAGCCTTACTAAGTAACATGTTTCCATGAATACTAAAGTCTATTTTATATTTTTTAAAAACGGAGGCAGTATTTATGTTCTCAATAACTATTGTTGCAATACTTTTATTCATTAGGTCCTTCACAATAATAGGCTTTGAATTTCTAACAAATATTGTATTATAATTAGGGATAAAAAATGACTTTTGTCACTTTTTTACATAATTATAGATATTTGTATTAAAACGATATCATTTTCGGATAAGTAGATGTTAAATGATGAATAAAAATCATTTATTCATAACGTTAAAATGAAGTTTTTGGGGCTTACTATTGAGATAAAACAACTTTTATCTTCAATAAAAGTTTAAGTTGACGTAATTTGCGACAAAATTATTTAGAATGAAATCACCCTTTTACTTAACAAAAGAAGAAATGCAGTCTTATGGCTATAAAATAGTAGATACTATTGTAGACCATTATACAGAAGAAGAACATAAAAAGCCAGTAATTAAGGCTTCTAGAGAAGAAATGGACTCATTATTTTTAAGTGAAGCTCCAGATAATGCTACAGATGCAAATGAAGTATTAGATTTTGTGGTAGATAATGTGCTGCCAAACAGTAATATTTCTACGCATCCGAAATCTTTTTCTTTTGTACCTGGCCCAAGTAATTTTATAAGTACCATGGCAGATTCTTTAGCAACAGGTTTTAATATTTTTTCTGGCGGATGGATTGTTTCTCCTGCAGCTGCAGAACTAGAAATTGTAACTTTAAATTGGTTGTTAAAAATGTTCGATTTTCCTGTAACTAAAGGAGGCGGAATTTTTACAAGTGGGGGTTCTATGGCTAATTTAACAGCCTTAACAACAGCGAGAAGAGTAAAATGTGGCGATGATTTTTCTAAAGGCGTTATTTATTTATCAGACCAAGCACATTCTTCCAATATTAAAGCAATTCGTGTTTTAGGCTTTAAAAAGGAACAGATTAAAATAATTCCGACAGATTTAGAGTTTAAGTTTAGTATGAATAAACTTAAAAATGAAATTGCAAGAGATCAGTTAGAAGGCAAAAAACCATTTTGTATTATTGCATCTGCAGGTACTACCAATACTGGTACTGTAGATCCTTTAGATGATTTAGCAGACATCTGTGAAAAAGAAAATCTTTGGTTTCATATAGACGGTGCTTATGGTGCTGCTGCAATTTTATCTAAAAAAGGGAGTAGAATTTTACGCGGAATAGAACGTGCCGATTCTTTAACGGTAGACCCTCATAAATGGTTTTTTCAACCGTATGAGATTGGTTGTCTACTAGTAAAAGATGCCTCTTGGTTAAGTAATACATTTAGTGAAAAACCAGAGTATTTAAGGGATATTGAAGGAAATGAGTCTGAAATTAATTTTTATGATTACGGAATTCAGTTAACAAGAAGGTTTAGAGCTTTAAAATTTTATATGTCTATAAAAACGTATGGTCTAAATGCATTTAAGAAAGCCATTACCTATAATATAGATTTGGCTGATAAAACTGAAGACATCCTAAGAAAAAGTAAAAACTGGGAAATTGTTTCTCCGGCTACTTTAGCCATTATTAACTTTAGATATAATCCGCTAAATAAAGATTTAACAGAAGAAGAAGTAGATAGATTAAATCAAGAAATTTCTACGAGAGTGGTAGACTCTAGAGAAGCCTTTTTAGTAACTACTGTTTTACAAAGTCAAGTAGTAATTAGAATGTGTTTAATAAACCCTAAAACAACGTTAAAGCATGTTACAGACACTTTAGACCAATGTGAAGTATTTGCTAAACAGGTTCTTTTAGATTGGAAAAAGTAGGTTTTATATTCGTAATAAATATTCCTAAAATACCAATTGGCATCAATACAGAAATCAGTACTAATATTGTATAATAATTATTAATGATAGATAATTGCTGCCAATTGCAAAATCCTTTATAGAATATTAAAATTTCAGAAAAAAGAAAACCAATTAAGTAAATGCTTATCCAAACTTTGGGTAATTTTAATAGTTTGTTTTGATGTAAAAAAAACAAGATACTTAGGCTTATAATACCCAGAAAAACAAGATGTAAATACCCTATAACAAAGTCTCTTATTTGATAAGATAAGGTTGCAAAATAAGGGATTACCGTAATAGATTGCATTAACGTTTTTAGAGTAAATAATACAAAAATAAAGCTGATTAATCGGTAGAAAAAAGGTGTTGTTTTTTCTTTTAAAAATGATTTTTGATGCTTAATTAGTTGATAAAATTGTATTAAAGCAAAGAATTGAGTAAGTACTCCTAATAGCGCTAATATATAAATAGTTACATGTGGTTTAACCCATAAAAAAGACAGTGGTAAAGTAAACACACAACCCCATAACATCAATCTATAAAAAGAAACAGCTTTTTTCTTAGGAATAATGCTGTGATGCTTCTCTAAAAATGAAAAAAAGAGTCCTAATAAACAAAAAATAAACCATCCATTATATTGAAAATGTAAATAGAAATAAATAGCATTTTTATACCAATGAGATGTACTACCTAAGGTATTCATAATTATTCCTAAAGACCAAGGGCCAATACTAGAAATAATCATAAATAGTAGCGATGTATTTATAAATTTTAAAGCAGAACTATCTTTGTCTAAATTATTGTTTTTTCTAAAAAAAGCATAAAACCAATAAGAGCAAATTATAAATAATGTAGAAAAAATAATAGAGAATAAGGCGTAACCTGTAATCGGAAAACTAATAAGCATTCCTACAATAGTAACTTGGGTGAACAAAAATAATTTTGTGTATTTTCTTTTAGCTTCTTCTTTTATATACAAGTAAAATAGTAAGCTTGTTAAACCTATATATACCCAACCTAACAGAGCTACATGAGAGTGGGTGTGTACAAAAAATTTATAATCAATATTTATATCAATAATAGGAAAAAGACGTAATAGAATACCTAACGAAGAAGCAATTAAAAAATACAAAAGTGCGACAAAACTTTGTGTTTTGGCTTTCATCATTGTTATAAAGTATTTATAATATTATTATTTTTCACATACTCCATAGACATTTCTAAAATGGATTTCTTTTTTAATTTAGAAATTAATTTGTCTTTAAATGGTACATATAATTGATGAACAACACAAGGGTTAGTATCGCTGCATTCTGATTGTCCTAAATAACATTCATTAAATTTTTCTACTCCATCAATACAATCTATAATATCTAATAAGGAGTTTTTTTCATTAGCTTCTGTTAAATAAAATCCTCCATGAGGTCCTTTTACAGAGCTTATTATATTTTTTTTAGTTAATTCTTGTAAAGTCTTGGCTAAAAAAGGTGCTGGCATGGTTAAATCATTTGCAATCTTTTTAGAGCCAATTTTATTATCTACACTCGCTTTTTCGGTAAGATAGAGTACTGCTCTTATAGCATATTTACTTGAATTTGATAACATTTTATATTTTTTGTAAAAATATAAAGATAAAACTATCTTTTAGTATGATAAATATCATTTATTTTTTTAAAGAAGATTAATAATTTTGCTTCATAATAAAGGATTAAAAAGTCTTTTATTGTAACTAAACCTAAAAATCGAAACAAAAATGAAATTATTAAAAGCAGTGTGCATACTATTTGCAGGAAGTTTACTTCTTATTAATTGTAAGAGTGAACCAAAACAAGAATTAGCTAAAGTAGATAGTTCTAACATTTATATAAAAGGAACTATGGAAGCAGAATTAACTTCGCCTCCTTTTGTGCCCGCTCCAATAGGAGATAGAACGGCTAAAAAGTTATTAGTTAATATGGAAATTCTTGAAAAAGAAGGAACCATGACAGATGGCGTACAATATGTTTACTGGACATTTGGTGGTTCTGTTCCAGGAAGCTTTATAAGAACTAGAGTGGGAGATGAAATAGAATTTACATTATCTAATCATCCAGATAATAAATTACCACATAATATAGATATGCATGCGGTAACGGGACCTGGAGGTGGAGCAACCTCTTCTTTTGTGGCTCCTGGTCATAATAAAACGTTTTCTTTTAAAGCATTAAATCCTGGTTTGTTTGTATACCACTGTGCTACCGCACCTGTTGGAATGCATATTGCAAACGGAATGTATGGTTTAATTTTGGTGGAACCAGAAGGTGGTTTATCAAAAGTAGATAAAGAATATTATATTATGCAAGGGGACTTTTATACCAAAGGAGCTACCGATGAAAAAGGGCTACAACCTTTTGATATGACAAAAGCTATAAAAGAAGATGCAGATTATGTTGTCTTTAACGGTAAAGTGGGGTCATTAACTGGTGATAATGCAATTACAGCAAATGTTGGCGAAACGGTTCGTTTATTTGTAGGTAATGGTGGTCCAAACTTAACATCCTCTTTTCATGTTATTGGAGAAATTTTTGATAAAGTACATGTAGAAGGTGGCGATTTAATAAATACAAATGTACAAACTACATCAATTCCTTCTGGTGGTGCAGCAATTGTAGAATTTAAAGTAGAAGTACCCGGAACATTTATTTTAGTAGATCATGCTATTTTTAGAGCGTTTAACAAAGGTGCTTTAGGAATGCTAAAAGTATCTGGAGAAGAAAATAAAAAATTATATTCTGGAGTAAAACAAGAAGGAATTTATCACCCAGAAGGAGGTACTATTCAAACAATGCCAAATGATAATAAAGAAAAAGTGGCTGTGAATACTGCAGAAAAACCTTTGGCTAAAAAAATAGCAGATGGTAAACAAGTTTACATGACTACTTGTTTTGCTTGCCACCAAGGAGAAGGACAAGGAATACCGAATGCATTTCCTCCTTTAGCAAAATCAGATTATTTAAATGCAGATGTTAAAAGAGCTGTTGGTATTGTGTTACATGGTAAAACAGGTGAAATTACTGTAAACGGAAATAAATATAACAGTGTAATGACAAGACAAACACTTACCGAAGTAGAAGTGGCAGATGTACTTACTTATGTATATAATTCTTGGGGAAATAATAAAACCAATGTTACAGTAAACACAGTAAAAGAAGTAAAAAGCAGCCATTAATAACCTCAATTCAATACTATGAAAACTATTTTAAGATTGACAATTTGTTTATTTCTACTTAATGCAACCAATACAAGTTGTCAATCTAAAATGGTACAAATAAAAGGAGGAGAATACATGCCTTTATATGGTAGAGATTCTATGAATGTTAAGATTGATGATTTTTTAATGGATGTGTATCCGGTTACAAATAAAGAGTATATAGATTTTGTAAAGAAATTTTCAAAATGGCAAAAAAGTAAAGTCATAAAATTATTTGCTGATGGAAGTTATTTACGAGATTGGAAATCTGATACTATTTTAGGTGAAAATCAAAAAGAGCAATCTCCAATAACTCAAGTATCTTGGTTTGCGGCAAAAGAGTATTGTGAATGTCAAGGTAAAAGGTTGCCAACAGTAGATGAATGGGAGTATGTAGCGATGGCTAATAAAAACATACCAGATGCTAGAAAATTAAAGGAATACAATGCCTTTATTTTAGGTTGGTATGAAAAACCAAAGAGTTTTAACCAAACAATAGGATCTACTTTTAAAAATTATTGGAAAGTATATGATTTACATGGTTTGGTTTGGGAGTGGACTTCAGATTTTAATTCGGTGTTAATTTCTGGAGAATCTAGAAAAGATGTAGATACAGATAATAATCTATTCTGTGGAAGTGCAGCCGTAAATGCAACAGATTTAATGAATTATGCTGCTTTTATGAGGTACGCAATTAGGGGAAGTTTAAAAGCAAAATATACCATGAAAAACCTAGGTTTTAGATGTGTAAAAGATACTAAAAAATAGAAAAATGAAAATACTTAAATACATATTGTTATTGGTTGTAACAGCAACATTATTAAGCTCTTGTAATTCACCTACTTCTAAAGAAAGTAGTAAAGAGGAGTACCAATGCCCCATGAAATGTGAGGGAGATAAAGTATATGCAGAAGAAGGTGTTTGTCCTGTTTGTGAAATGAAATTAAGGCCAACATCAAAAGTGATAAAAAAGGTTTTGTCTACTATGATTTCTGATGAATCTATTTTTAACCTAACCTCTAAATGGAATACACAAGATGGTAAGGAAATAGCGCTAAAAGAACTAAAAGGTAAAACTTTGGTAATGGTAATGATTTATACCACTTGCAAAGCTGCTTGCCCAAGGTTAACAGCAGATATGAGAAATATTGAAGAAAAAATTCCAACAGATTTAAAAAATGATGTTGCATTTGTTTTGGTAAGTATAGATCCAGAAAATGACACTCCAAAAAAGTTGAAAGAGTTTGCTAAAGAAAATTTTATAGACAACAAACAATGGACTTTATTACAAGGTACAGAAAGTGGTGTTAGAGAGTTTGCGAATGTTTTAGCTGTAAAATACAAACAAATTTCTCCATTAGATTTTTCACACTCTAACATTATCAGTGTTTTTAATCCGGAAGGAGAATTGGTACATCAACAAGAAGGATTAGGAGTTGATAATAATGAGACTATTACAAAAATTATAGAAACAGTTAAAACATATTAAAATGAAAATTACAAAAGATAATACAGTAGCAGAAGTAGTAACTTACAATATAAAAACAGCAGATGTATTTAAAAAACACGGAATAGATTTTTGTTGTGGAGGAGGAATTTCTATAGAAAAAGCATGTAAAAAGCACAATGTTTCTTTTGAAGAAATTGAGCAAGAACTATTAAATATAAATACCCCAACCTCTAATACATATAATTATGATAGTTGGAAGCTAGATTTTTTGGTAGATCATATTATAAACATTCACCATGCTTATGTAGAAGAAAGTACTCCAATAATATTGCAATATGCCGCTAAAGTGGCTAAAGTTCATGGACATCATTATACCGAAGTTGTAGAAATTAATAAACTTTTTATTGAGGTAGCACAGGAATTAGCAGCACATTTAAAAAAGGAAGAACTTATTTTGTTCCCTTTTATTAAAAAGTTAGTAAAAGCAGATTTAGAAGGAGTAAAAGTGAATCAACCTCATTTTGGAACCGTAAACAATCCAATAGCAATGATGGAAGAAGAACATGAAAGTGCTGGTGATATCTTAAAGGAAATTAAAAAACTTTCTAATAATTATACACCACCAGAAGGAGCTTGTAATACATTTAAGGCGTTGTATGCTAAATTAGATGAGTTTGAGCAAGACTTACATCAACATATTCATTTAGAAAATAATATTTTGTTTCCTAAAGCCATTCTTTTAGAGCAAAAAAATAAAGAATAAGAATATTTTATATCTAATATATCGTTTAAAAAACTGAGTGTTATTTGTTTAATGCTTAGTTTTTTTTCTTCTAATGATATTAATCATGTTTTTTAAAGGCAGATACATATAAATTGCAAGCTTAATTAAATTTAGTTAAACATTTAAATTAAACAATGAAAAACGCACATTCATTTCACATTCCTGTTATGGGAATTGGGTTTACAATAGATTCTCCTTTAAAAGTAGCACAATTTGGTATAGATTCTGTTATTTCTTTAGTGGATGATATTTTAGTAGAAAAAATGCGAAAAATTTACAGCGAAAAATTTGAAATACCATATAAAGAAATTTCAGATAAAGTTGATGATTTTAGAGCAAAGAGAATTACTTCTTATTTAGATTTATTACATGATCAAACAGAAGAAAAGTTCAATCAATTAAAGAATATTACTTCAGAAAAAAGTAAAGCTTTAATGGATTATATTCACATGTTACCAGAATATTCTTCATTAAGGAAAGAGTTTTTAAAACTGACAGAAGAAGGCGTAGATTTTTCTAAGCTGAAAGATTGGGCTACTAAAAACTTATCAATGGGGAGTATTGATGTCAATATTATGACTAAAATTGATAAAGGAAATTATGTAGATAAAGAGTTATTACCTATTGAATATAATGATGCACATGCTGCATTAAGAGGATATTCTAACAGTAAATTATCTTCCTCTTTAATTCTATCTGCTGGTATGAACCCAAGGTTATATACTTACATGAGTAATTTTGATGATTTTTTTCCGGATGTAAACGGAAACATTAAAAAGAAGATTATTTTAAAAGTAAGCGATTATAGATCTGCATTTATACAAGGTAAATTTTTGGCTAAAAAAGGATTATGGGTTTCTGAATATAGAGTAGAATCTGGATTAAATTGTGGTGGACATGCTTTTGCTACGGATGGTTTTTTAATGGGACCTGTTTTAAAAGAATTTAAAGAAAACAAGGAAACTTTAATCAATCAAACGCAAGAATTAATGCAGCAAGCTTTAAAAGATGCAGACCGTATAATTCCTACCAAAAATTTAGAACTTAAAATAACAACGCAAGGTGGTGTTGGTACTGGTGAAGAGCATTCTTTTTTATTAGAAGAATATCAACTAGATTCTGTAGGGTGGGGAAGTCCATTTTTATTGGTTCCGGAAGCAACAAGTGTTGATGAGAAAACGGTAGCACAATTAGCAAAAGCTAAAGAACAAGACTTATATTTAAGCAACAGCTCTCCATTAGGAGTTCCTTTTAACACATTAAAAGGAAATACAAAAGATGTACAAAGACAAATGCTAATAGATAAAGGAAGACCAGGTACTTCTTGTCCGAATAAATTTATTGCTTTAAATCATGAATTTAAAGATACAGGT
Protein-coding regions in this window:
- a CDS encoding OstA-like protein; the encoded protein is MKRILFLFLVISSFVSFSQENRKIEYYAEQQEADEEKYPGATLLIGNVKMIHDGIILTSQQALYYKDKNFFRAIGNVLIKQGDTITQTSSYTDYNANSKQALSWGNVVLKDPTMTLTTDTLHFDRLNQKLYYKNYATIKDQTNTLKSKNGNFYLEDKKFTATTRVTVVNPEHHLESDHLDYYTNSGLTYLYGPTTITNTENDNRIYCEKGFYNTKTDVSHFVKNAKLYLKERTVEGDSLYYDKRKGFASATNNIQVIDTVQNFITRGNYAEIFELKDSLYIIKKAVAISIIDKDSMFIHGDTLLVTGKPDKRIVRTYHNVKIFKSDLQGKCDSIHTNQETGLTKMFKNPVIWSDQNQITGDTIHLLSNVETQKLDSLKVLNNSFIVSKDSISNKDFNQIKGRNMFGKFKENKLHLLLVKGNAESVYFNRNAETNVLETITKEISSNIEFTLDQGQIETIKYLKKSDGDTYPPSKLPDDVRELKGFIWREDEQPKKMEDIFIKDDKNTSSSKTENKVEKISDLLSKKKVLKDKKEIKLPKSAISPKKQ
- a CDS encoding DUF542 domain-containing protein — encoded protein: MNKSIATIVIENINTASVFKKYKIDFSIHGNMLLSKACEEKNTNLKHILKDLKAVNDKVYYLKDYNSWKLDFLIDFLVNIQHEYKEENILFLKEYGKKVTAIYGQEYKELIKINLLILEIADSVLEHMKNEECIIFPYIKKLIKANTKKIVTNTSNSPLNRPIDIIEDDHEKVSKTFKKIAELTNNYKIPENACISFKVLYLKLQQFEELLNNHIHIENNILFPKAKKLEQSLLIL
- a CDS encoding aspartate aminotransferase family protein, which produces MKSPFYLTKEEMQSYGYKIVDTIVDHYTEEEHKKPVIKASREEMDSLFLSEAPDNATDANEVLDFVVDNVLPNSNISTHPKSFSFVPGPSNFISTMADSLATGFNIFSGGWIVSPAAAELEIVTLNWLLKMFDFPVTKGGGIFTSGGSMANLTALTTARRVKCGDDFSKGVIYLSDQAHSSNIKAIRVLGFKKEQIKIIPTDLEFKFSMNKLKNEIARDQLEGKKPFCIIASAGTTNTGTVDPLDDLADICEKENLWFHIDGAYGAAAILSKKGSRILRGIERADSLTVDPHKWFFQPYEIGCLLVKDASWLSNTFSEKPEYLRDIEGNESEINFYDYGIQLTRRFRALKFYMSIKTYGLNAFKKAITYNIDLADKTEDILRKSKNWEIVSPATLAIINFRYNPLNKDLTEEEVDRLNQEISTRVVDSREAFLVTTVLQSQVVIRMCLINPKTTLKHVTDTLDQCEVFAKQVLLDWKK
- a CDS encoding Rrf2 family transcriptional regulator translates to MLSNSSKYAIRAVLYLTEKASVDNKIGSKKIANDLTMPAPFLAKTLQELTKKNIISSVKGPHGGFYLTEANEKNSLLDIIDCIDGVEKFNECYLGQSECSDTNPCVVHQLYVPFKDKLISKLKKKSILEMSMEYVKNNNIINTL
- the nirK gene encoding copper-containing nitrite reductase; the encoded protein is MKLLKAVCILFAGSLLLINCKSEPKQELAKVDSSNIYIKGTMEAELTSPPFVPAPIGDRTAKKLLVNMEILEKEGTMTDGVQYVYWTFGGSVPGSFIRTRVGDEIEFTLSNHPDNKLPHNIDMHAVTGPGGGATSSFVAPGHNKTFSFKALNPGLFVYHCATAPVGMHIANGMYGLILVEPEGGLSKVDKEYYIMQGDFYTKGATDEKGLQPFDMTKAIKEDADYVVFNGKVGSLTGDNAITANVGETVRLFVGNGGPNLTSSFHVIGEIFDKVHVEGGDLINTNVQTTSIPSGGAAIVEFKVEVPGTFILVDHAIFRAFNKGALGMLKVSGEENKKLYSGVKQEGIYHPEGGTIQTMPNDNKEKVAVNTAEKPLAKKIADGKQVYMTTCFACHQGEGQGIPNAFPPLAKSDYLNADVKRAVGIVLHGKTGEITVNGNKYNSVMTRQTLTEVEVADVLTYVYNSWGNNKTNVTVNTVKEVKSSH
- a CDS encoding formylglycine-generating enzyme family protein encodes the protein MKTILRLTICLFLLNATNTSCQSKMVQIKGGEYMPLYGRDSMNVKIDDFLMDVYPVTNKEYIDFVKKFSKWQKSKVIKLFADGSYLRDWKSDTILGENQKEQSPITQVSWFAAKEYCECQGKRLPTVDEWEYVAMANKNIPDARKLKEYNAFILGWYEKPKSFNQTIGSTFKNYWKVYDLHGLVWEWTSDFNSVLISGESRKDVDTDNNLFCGSAAVNATDLMNYAAFMRYAIRGSLKAKYTMKNLGFRCVKDTKK
- a CDS encoding SCO family protein → MKILKYILLLVVTATLLSSCNSPTSKESSKEEYQCPMKCEGDKVYAEEGVCPVCEMKLRPTSKVIKKVLSTMISDESIFNLTSKWNTQDGKEIALKELKGKTLVMVMIYTTCKAACPRLTADMRNIEEKIPTDLKNDVAFVLVSIDPENDTPKKLKEFAKENFIDNKQWTLLQGTESGVREFANVLAVKYKQISPLDFSHSNIISVFNPEGELVHQQEGLGVDNNETITKIIETVKTY
- the ric gene encoding iron-sulfur cluster repair di-iron protein; the protein is MKITKDNTVAEVVTYNIKTADVFKKHGIDFCCGGGISIEKACKKHNVSFEEIEQELLNINTPTSNTYNYDSWKLDFLVDHIINIHHAYVEESTPIILQYAAKVAKVHGHHYTEVVEINKLFIEVAQELAAHLKKEELILFPFIKKLVKADLEGVKVNQPHFGTVNNPIAMMEEEHESAGDILKEIKKLSNNYTPPEGACNTFKALYAKLDEFEQDLHQHIHLENNILFPKAILLEQKNKE